The proteins below are encoded in one region of Telopea speciosissima isolate NSW1024214 ecotype Mountain lineage chromosome 10, Tspe_v1, whole genome shotgun sequence:
- the LOC122643825 gene encoding uncharacterized protein LOC122643825: MTMERSLSGEIHEGSNKGGYVLAIECLKGSSKADEWNGNMLQTGDIVEELKIGNVLSVRPPFKNGKHGVQKLLHTSFKKRETLIKVRVRRGRYEVVELQACIVPNEAAGRKQYMLRSIDDPNYAVGFADRTESDCLAFQGSRRSRVVSALSKAQLQDGYVSYRWERKMQLLTVPNSSCFLSILFLPKASDRVASRYNDIEDTLARANAWLNASHANGVPISFMNIQTESLLTKISGETASATVNAGSFSDLSNLANVSLYGFEDYHGVDIGVVRAVRLWYAPIGGEFALEIDLKEGDTKLGFAISRTEEGFIYISSVVDDENNELASTRSGLRDLYREAMSASKFLVISRVSNQKVLPWMVSSTGAIRCFDTVSLSQKLSLHRHALRPIFIHVFMWDCTLASENDGIGKFKASSPPALPPPSEVRLSWRPSNERQVLPLPTEVQLSQPPTESHIQGNGPEIMGDRDTAGELGKRRDSDRGIQGKSRSNLQRTFSGMRRLAFPVEWLCNKYGQTPRFPQVTKSQALFELDAPQVTFLLDFYGLQIENVETNVVEGNVAELRVAQLRKQLAIFLGS; the protein is encoded by the exons ATGACCATGGAGCGAAGCTTGTCAGGGGAAATCCACGAGGGAAGTAATAAGGGAGGATATGTATTGGCGATTGAATGCTTGAAAGGGAGCTCGAAAGCTGACGAATGGAACGGAAACATGCTTCAGACAGGCGACATCGTGGAGGAGCTGAAGATCGGAAACGTGTTGTCCGTTCGACCGCCGTTCAAGAACGGAAAGCACGGGGTGCAGAAACTCCTCCACACGTCGTTCAAGAAGAGGGAGACGTTGATTAAGGTCCGAGTCAGACGCGGCCGATACGAGGTCGTTGAGTTGCAGGCCTGTATCGTCCCCAACGAGGCCGCCGGGAGGAAGCAGTATATGTTGAGATCTATTGATGATCCAAACTACGCTGTTGGATTCGCTGATCGGACGGAAAGCGATTGCCTTGCCTTTCAag GTTCAAGAAGATCTAGGGTGGTCTCTGCATTAAGCAAAGCACAGCTTCAAGATGGTTATGTATCATACCGCTGGGAGAGGAAGATGCAGTTGCTTACAGTTCCCAATTCAAGTTGCTTTCTTTCTATACTGTTTCTTCCAAAGGCATCAGACCGAGTTGCTTCACGGTACAATGACATTGAGGACACGCTTGCTAGGGCAAATGCCTGGTTAAATGCTTCTCATGCCAATGGGGTCCCTATATCATTTATGAATATCCAGACTGAGTCCCTCCTTACGAAG ATCTCTGGGGAGACTGCTTCAGCTACTGTCAATGCTGGGTCATTTTCTGACCTATCAAATCTTGCAAATGTTAGCCTCTATGGGTTTGAAGATTACCATGGGGTCGATATTGGTGTGGTGAGAGCAGTTCGTCTCTGGTATGCTCCTATTGGAGGAGAGTTTGCATTGGAGATTGATCTTAAGGAAGGTGACACAAAGCTTGGGTTTGCAATTAGTCGTACAGAAGAG GGATTCATTTACATTTCTTCCGTTGTTGATGATGAGAATAATGAGCTAGCATCAACACGATCAGGACTTAGGGATCTTTACAGAGAGGCAATGAGTGCATCTAAGTTCCTGGTGATCTCAAGAGTATCAAACCAGAAAGTCCTTCCTTGGATGGTTTCTTCAACTGGGGCAATCCGATGTTTTGACACGGTCTCGCTCAGCCAGAAGTTGTCATTGCACCGCCATGCCTTGCGTCCGATTTTCATCCATGTGTTCATGTGGGACTGCACATTGGCTTCCGAAAATGATGGCATTGGCAAGTTTAAGGCCAGCTCACCACCTGCATTGCCACCACCATCCGAAGTCCGTTTATCATGGCGTCCTTCAAATGAGAGGCAAGTCCTGCCTCTACCTACTGAAGTTCAATTGTCACAGCCTCCAACTGAGAGCCACATCCAGGGCAATGGGCCTGAGATTATGGGAGACAGAGACACGGCAGGGGAACT AGGAAAACGGAGAGATAGTGACCGTGGTATTCAGGGCAAGAGCAGAAGCAACCTGCAGCGAACGTTCTCTGGTATGCGACGTCTCGCTTTTCCT GTTGAATGGCTTTGCAACAAGTACGGGCAGACTCCACGCTTTCCTCAGGtcacaaaatcccaagccttgTTTGAGCTTGATGCACCACAAGTCACTTTTCTGCTGGATTTCTACGGACTACAGATCGAGAATGTTGAAACGAATGTTGTTGAAGGGAATGTTGCTGAGTTGCGTGTTGCTCAGTTGCGGAAGCAACTTGCAATATTCTTAGG ATCTTAG